The Blautia luti nucleotide sequence ACGGAGACAGTTCAATTGTAACCTTATCTCCAGGAAGGATACGGATGAAATTCATACGTAACTTTCCACTGATATGTGCAAGCACCACATGTTTGTTCTCCAGTTCCACTTTAAACATCGCATTAGGCAGCTTCTCCAGAACAGTGCCTTCCACTTCAATTACATCTGCTTTTGACATTTTAAACCTCCTGTATGTCGTCCAATTATTTCGTAAGAGTCAGAATTTCCGGATCTCCGTCTGTGATAAGGATCGTATTCTCATAATGAGCGGAAAGAGAACCATCCATAGTTACTACTGTCCACTCATCATCCAGCCATGCCACATCTGCACGTCCTAAATTGATCATAGGCTCTACAGCAAGTGTCATACCCGGTACCAAACGAACGCCCCTTCTCTTCTGCGGAAAATTAGGGATCTGCGGATCCTCGTGAAGGTGGGTGCCGATTCC carries:
- the infA gene encoding translation initiation factor IF-1, yielding MSKADVIEVEGTVLEKLPNAMFKVELENKHVVLAHISGKLRMNFIRILPGDKVTIELSPYDLSKGRIIWRDK